One part of the Streptomyces nigra genome encodes these proteins:
- a CDS encoding metallopeptidase family protein, translating into MDTPVPPRAVGPGPRRRDRHGRGMRGPIAPPQVPLAASRADAFADLVQDSVERLERRWPQLADIDFLVLEVPRLDGTWNDEAVPLGGTIAARDGRPARVVVYRRPVEIRTKGRDERAALVHEVVVEQVAEVLGLTPETVDPRYGED; encoded by the coding sequence ATGGACACCCCCGTACCGCCCCGTGCCGTCGGCCCCGGGCCCCGCCGCCGTGATCGCCACGGACGGGGCATGCGCGGCCCGATCGCACCGCCGCAGGTCCCCCTGGCCGCCAGCCGCGCCGACGCCTTCGCCGACCTGGTCCAGGACTCCGTGGAGCGCCTGGAACGCCGCTGGCCGCAGCTCGCCGACATCGATTTCCTCGTCCTGGAGGTGCCGCGCCTGGACGGCACCTGGAACGACGAGGCGGTCCCGCTCGGCGGCACCATCGCCGCCCGCGACGGACGGCCGGCCCGGGTGGTCGTCTACCGCAGGCCGGTGGAGATCCGCACCAAGGGCCGCGACGAGCGCGCGGCCCTGGTGCACGAGGTGGTCGTGGAACAGGTGGCCGAGGTGCTGGGGCTGACCCCGGAGACGGTGGACCCCCGCTACGGCGAGGACTGA
- a CDS encoding DUF5719 family protein codes for MNRTTLSLIAGATALAAVTGFAAVASPDTSAPDATATAAELPVERTSLTCPTPSVSDLAETTYTSFTPVTKGTGGDGKAELRPAVTESTDEKDGKAGKDEKNGKGDKEAKAFLTAKEPGKPLAEDVSGSDSPALVGTADGKFAPGWTVQQTTEVAAGTGRGLLGAACTAPDTDFWFPGASTAADRTDYVHLVNPDDSAAVVDIELYGRDGALETPTGEGITVAPHSDDPVLLSTLTTEKLDNVTVHVSVRSGRVGASVQALDDKLGGDWLGASVDPAGSLVIPGIPKDATAVRLIAFAPGEADADLKVRLASPSGQITPAGNETLHLKAGMTGAVDLGDVMRGEPGSLVLTPTGRSVPVVAAVRVVRGKGAGQETAFIPATRPVGTRATVVDNRAKGTTLSLTAPFGAAEVKVTASGGSGGGTPATKSFTIKAGTTQQVQAPVPSGLKGTYALTVESVSGGEVHGARTITDGQDGVSAFTVQTLPDDRGTVAVPKADQDLSVLQR; via the coding sequence GTGAACCGCACGACCCTGTCCCTGATCGCCGGTGCCACCGCCCTCGCCGCCGTGACCGGGTTCGCGGCCGTCGCCTCCCCGGACACGTCCGCGCCGGACGCCACGGCCACGGCCGCCGAACTGCCGGTGGAGCGCACGAGTTTGACCTGCCCGACGCCGAGCGTCTCGGACCTGGCGGAGACGACGTACACCTCGTTCACACCCGTCACCAAGGGCACCGGCGGCGACGGCAAGGCCGAACTGCGCCCGGCCGTCACCGAGTCGACGGACGAGAAGGACGGCAAGGCCGGCAAGGACGAGAAGAACGGCAAGGGCGACAAGGAAGCCAAGGCCTTCCTGACGGCCAAGGAGCCCGGCAAGCCCCTCGCCGAGGACGTCTCCGGATCGGACTCGCCGGCGCTCGTCGGCACCGCCGACGGGAAGTTCGCCCCCGGCTGGACCGTGCAGCAGACCACCGAGGTCGCCGCGGGCACCGGCCGCGGTCTGCTCGGCGCCGCCTGCACCGCGCCGGACACCGACTTCTGGTTCCCCGGCGCCAGCACGGCCGCCGACCGCACGGACTATGTGCACCTGGTGAACCCGGACGACTCGGCCGCCGTCGTCGACATCGAGCTGTACGGCAGGGACGGCGCCCTGGAGACCCCCACCGGCGAGGGGATCACGGTCGCGCCGCACTCCGACGACCCGGTCCTGCTGTCCACGCTGACCACCGAGAAGCTGGACAACGTCACCGTGCACGTCAGCGTGCGCAGCGGCCGGGTCGGCGCCTCGGTGCAGGCGCTGGACGACAAGCTCGGCGGTGACTGGCTGGGCGCGTCCGTCGACCCGGCGGGAAGCCTCGTGATACCCGGCATCCCGAAGGACGCCACGGCGGTGCGGCTCATCGCGTTCGCACCGGGTGAAGCCGACGCGGACCTGAAGGTGCGCCTCGCCTCGCCCTCCGGCCAGATCACCCCGGCCGGGAACGAGACGCTGCACCTGAAGGCGGGCATGACCGGCGCCGTCGACCTCGGCGACGTCATGCGCGGCGAACCAGGCTCACTGGTGCTGACCCCGACGGGCCGCTCCGTGCCCGTGGTCGCGGCCGTGCGCGTGGTGCGCGGCAAGGGCGCCGGACAGGAGACGGCGTTCATACCGGCGACCCGGCCGGTCGGCACCCGGGCGACCGTCGTGGACAACCGCGCGAAGGGCACGACGCTGTCGCTGACGGCGCCGTTCGGCGCGGCGGAGGTCAAGGTCACCGCGTCCGGGGGCAGCGGGGGCGGCACCCCGGCCACGAAGTCGTTCACGATCAAGGCCGGTACGACCCAGCAGGTCCAGGCGCCGGTGCCGAGCGGTCTGAAGGGCACGTACGCGCTGACGGTGGAGTCGGTGTCGGGCGGCGAGGTCCACGGCGCCCGGACGATCACGGACGGGCAGGACGGCGTCTCCGCCTTCACGGTGCAGACCCTGCCCGACGACCGCGGGACGGTGGCCGTGCCGAAGGCCGACCAGGACCTCTCGGTGCTGCAGCGGTAG